Proteins encoded by one window of Musa acuminata AAA Group cultivar baxijiao chromosome BXJ2-9, Cavendish_Baxijiao_AAA, whole genome shotgun sequence:
- the LOC135623560 gene encoding ENHANCER OF AG-4 protein 2-like: MPPGRRRGGNRVKNLEQLKPGDLVLAKVKGYPAWPAKISRPEEFDRSPDPRKYFVQFFGTSEIAFVLPADIQVFTDESKGKLIARCQGKTVKYFTSAVEEICEAFEELNKKHSGESGQDIVRNSSALASPSVSGFEDSKHLREHHEPSHYNGRGANDCSNNELHGMELGSRSQEEDVSSDLTLGGPGSLLKRNKTSSEGVQVPKKEKLAVSESASHTCSGTEEKLMCANSDVSKRNEPETLPKTDTIEPLPKIYSHDGLEDSSDSKDENESQEKNAGNVLKVLESDHQTTKVTGEDSRRVTSRDTDLRNSKISKSLKISEEHSFEKEKKHSDPRKEATDVSEEHGYKRSMSSGESTVKIFQVRNKKRTLDGSKDSCPVKRSKMVEENSDKWKNSRHNDLSNIDSRSKGGKVVKTEKSGISMKTENQLTSEMKMHHGGMPITCNEVVLSMTQGSEGMDAVATTATKATASTIQTGSWFVKDGTIDRSLSTHIRYRRRSRRLNDVKVEEGQKTPFHKDSASNLVLAHSGISVSEKKFHSVMEGNKDSPSGYAVAEKPDLIRDEKPSDDVTLLVKMAEKYKERRVEKSESLQASQSPKKQEYQKSSFGDSRPPIVSPKTPVAVDDAMKSIDQTFIKPDIKPLGSYSGKKFQNHPSKLSNHQTERLSSSRSQATPEKKKASSKSVSVKATSKCNMHTTVLTGNKLNNKHPGGQNSQKDVLGHKRSEASKEEKVASYSESVFTDTTKSMKHLIAAAQAKRRDAQSRCLPPVNAIPIISSPNALFGRSPSPATPIPFSSTNSAQRDIKETYASMPFDSPSAAPWELPSTNKVEIKECEHRTSPDQRPLGVSLSGGTEAAVARDAFEGMIETLSRTKDSIGRATRLAIECAKYGIVGEIVELLIQKLETEPSFHRRVDLFFLVDSITQCSHTQKGIAGSSYIPTIQEALPRLLAAAAPPGSGARENRRQCLKVLRLWLERKIMPESLLRRYIDDIEVPNVDVNAGFFPRRPSRAERSVDDPIREMDGMHVDEYGSNTTFQLPGLLSTNVFEDEEDHPTTLCRDSGNEMPVGVGSTLEELDTCSLTPSDRHHHVLKDVDGELEMEDDPLSKDEKGIMRNDYQKVELKYQESSITLEATSINPDELPPLPTAPPPPLDSPPLPPPPPPLSPSPPSPPPPPPPSSPSPPPPPPPPPLPISGQTSLPSVPILPTVSPSPPSLFYAPVQEELRTQNGNKLVDMAGNAAIQGQETVLNSEVVLQQHPSSVANRMSNTQCLSNFTSSRQFEYGHNELYLAPQNSHHIHQFQQGNSSFHQRPYNSHPPSQTPSTYPLPTAQMPTGHFPHVTPMSQQPVLQSHNPYTLTSVPNGQRQVLSDEQRKVHSSDFSPDNQHAAWVSGARPSCSGAPIVQDGFMRSTRERPLSNPMGFQLPVHNPRPSGSSVSGHGFRQVLPGRSDVPGLNCWRPG; encoded by the exons ATAGCAAGCATCTAAGGGAACATCATGAGCCATCACATTATAATGGAAGAGGTGCGAATGACTGCTCGAATAATGAGCTACATGGGATGGAGCTGGGTTCAAGGAGCCAGGAGGAAGATGTATCTTCTGATCTGACTTTAGGTGGACCTGGATCCCTCTTGAAAAGGAACAAAACTTCAAGCGAAGGTGTTCAAGTTCCAAAGAAAGAAAAACTTGCAGTTTCCGAGTCAGCTTCTCATACTTGTTCTGGTACGGAGGAAAAATTAATGTGTGCTAATTCTGATGTTAGTAAGAGAAATGAACCAGAGACGTTACCCAAAACTGATACTATAGAGCCACTTCCAAAAATCTATTCTCATGATGGACTTGAGGATTCCAGTGATTCTAAAGATGAAAATGAATCTCAGGAGAAAAATGCAGGTAATGTGCTGAAGGTTCTAGAAAGTGATCATCAAACAACAAAGGTGACTGGAGAGGATAGCAGAAGGGTGACTTCAAGAGACACTGACTTGAGAAATTCAAAAATATCAAAGAGTCTGAAAATATCTGAAGAACATTCctttgaaaaggaaaaaaagcaTAGTGATCCGCGCAAGGAAGCCACAGATGTTTCTGAAGAACATGGCTATAAAAGGTCAATGTCTTCTGGTGAATCAACAGTGAAGATTTTCCAGGTTAGAAATAAAAAGCGTACTTTGGATGGAAGCAAAGATTCATGTCCAGTTAAAAGATCAAAAATGGTAGAGGAGAATAGTGACAAGTGGaagaactcaagacataatgactTATCTAATATTGATTCTAGAAGTAAAGGTGGAAAAGTTGTAAAGACAGAAAAATCTGGAATCTCCATGAAAACTGAAAATCAGTTAACATCAGAAATGAAAATGCATCATGGTGGGATGCCTATAACTTGTAACGAGGTTGTCCTTTCGATGACCCAAGGTTCTGAGGGCATGGATGCAGTGGCTACTACTGCCACTAAAGCCACTGCAAGTACAATTCAAACTGGTTCTTGGTTTGTGAAAGATGGAACGATTGATAGGTCCTTGAGTACACACATCCGCTATAGACGTAGATCACGTAGGCTTAATGATGTTAAAGTGGAGGAAGGGCAGAAGACCCCATTTCATAAAGATTCTGCTAGCAACTTGGTTTTAGCACATTCAGGCATCTCTGTTTCTGAAAAGAAGTTTCATTCTGTGATGGAGGGTAACAAAGATTCTCCATCTGGTTATGCTGTGGCTGAAAAGCCTGATCTTATCAGGGATGAGAAGCCTTCAGATGATGTGACATTGCTTGTCAAGATGGCTGAAAAGTACAAGGAGAGGAGGGTAGAAAAATCAGAAAGCCTGCAAGCTTCTCAAAGTCCTAAGAAGCAAGAATATCAGAAATCATCATTTGGTGATTCTAGACCACCCATTGTTTCACCCAAGACTCCTGTTGCTGTCGATGATGCAATGAAGTCAATAGATCAAACATTTATAAAGCCTGATATAAAACCCTTGGGTTCTTATTCAGGAAAGAAATTTCAAAATCATCCATCCAAACTTTCAAACCACCAAACTGAGAGGTTGAGCTCATCCCGAAGTCAAGCTACACCAGAAAAAAAGAAGGCATCAAGTAAATCAGTTAGCGTAAAGGCGACCTCGAAATGCAATATGCACACTACTGTGCTTACTGGAAATAAGCTCAATAACAAACACCCTGGGGGGCAGAATTCTCAAAAGGATGTTTTAGGACATAAAAG ATCAGAAGCTTCTAAAGAAGAGAAAGTAGCGAGCTATAGCGAATCTGTGTTTACTGATACCACTAAGTCAATGAAGCACCTTATCGCAGCTGCTCAAGCAAAAAGGAGAGACGCACAATCACGATGCCTGCCTCCTGTAAATGCTATTCCTATAATATCGTCTCCAAATGCACTCTTTGGAAGGAGCCCAAGTCCTGCTACACCAATTCCCTTTTCATCAACAAATTCTGCTCAAAGGGATATTAAAGAAACTTATGCTTCAATGCCATTTGATTCTCCATCTGCAGCTCCTTGGGAACTTCCTTCAACAAACAAAGTGGAAATCAAAGAATGTGAGCACAGGACTAGTCCTGATCAAAGGCCACTGGGGGTTTCACTAAGTGGTGGTACTGAAGCAGCTGTTGCACGTGATGCTTTTGAGGGCATGATAGAAACACTTTCAAGGACAAAGGACAGTATTGGACGTGCAACTCGGCTAGCAATTGAGTGTGCCAAATATGGCATTGTTGGTGAG ATTGTGGAGCTACTTATTCAGAAGTTGGAGACTGAACCCAGCTTTCATCGTAGAGTTGACCTCTTTTTCCTCGTTGACTCTATTACTCAGTGTTCACATACCCAGAAAG GGATTGCTGGGTCGTCATACATTCCTACTATACAGGAAGCATTACCACGCTTATTGGCTGCTGCTGCGCCACCTGGGTCTGGTGCTCGTGAGAATCGTCGTCAGTGTCTCAAG GTTCTGAGGCTATGGCTTGAAAGGAAAATTATGCCGGAATCTCTTCTTCGTCGATACATTGATGACATAGAAGTTCCTAATGTTGATGTGAATGCTGGATTTTTTCCTAGACGTCCATCTCGAGCTGAGAGGTCTGTGGATGATCCAATCAGAGAAATGGACGGCATGCATGTTGATGAGTATGGAAG TAATACAACATTTCAGTTGCCCGGATTGTTGTCTACTAATGTATTTGAAGATGAGGAAGATCACCCTACCACCCTTTGCAGAGATTCTGGCAATGAAATGCCAGTTGGAGTTGGCAGTACTTTAGAAGAATTAGACACTTGTTCTTTGACGCCGAGTGACAGACATCATCATGTACTAAAAGATGTAGATGGTGAACTTGAAATGGAAGATGATCCTTTGTCCAAAGATGAGAAGGGCATAATGAGAAATGATTATCAAAAAGTTGAATTAAAGTATCAGGAATCTAGCATAACTTTGGAAGCAACATCGATTAATCCAGATGAACTGCCCCCTTTACCTACTGCTCCTCCACCTCCTTTGGATTCTCCACCACTACCGCCACCTCCTCCACCTTTGTCTCCCTCACCCCCATCGCCGCCTCCCCCACCTCCACCATCATCACCATCACCAcctccacccccacccccaccaccCTTGCCAATATCTGGACAAACATCTCTTCCTTCTGTTCCAATTCTACCAACAGTGTCACCTTCTCCACCGTCTTTATTTTATGCCCCTGTGCAGGAAGAGCTCAGGACACAAAAT GGCAACAAACTAGTTGATATGGCTGGTAATGCTGCAATTCAGGGCCAGGAAACTGTTTTAAATAGTGAAGTGGTTCTACAGCAGCATCCAAGCTCTGTGGCAAATAGAATGAGCAATACACAATGTCTAAGTAACTTTACTTCATCTAGGCAATTTGAATATGGACATAACGAGTTGTATTTAGCCCCTCAGAATTCTCATCACATTCACCAGTTTCAACAAGGCAATTCATCCTTCCACCAGAGGCCTTACAATTCTCATCCCCCTTCACAAACTCCCTCCACTTATCCTCTTCCAACCGCACAAATGCCCACTGGCCATTTTCCACATGTTACTCCCATGAGTCAACAACCAGTGCTTCAGTCTCACAATCCGTACACATTGACATCTGTTCCAAATGGTCAAAGACAAGTTTTGTCTGATGAACAAAGGAAAGTGCATTCTAGTGATTTTAGCCCTGATAATCAGCATGCTGCTTGGGTGTCTGGAGCAAGACCATCATGCTCAGGCGCCCCTATTGTTCAGGATG GATTTATGAGGTCTACCAGGGAAAGACCTTTGTCGAACCCTATGGGATTTCAGCTTCCTGTGCATAATCCAAGGCCTTCTGGAAGTTCAGTCTCAG GCCATGGTTTTCGCCAAGTGCTGCCAGGCAGATCAGATGTTCCTGGTCTTAATTGTTGGAGACCAGGCTAA